CTCACCGGCCGGAACTTCTCCGGCGCCGTGCACGCGGTGCCGCTGGTCCGCCAGTACGCCAACTCGGTGCTGGTGGCGGGCGTGATCACCGCGGCGCAGCTGTTCACCTCGGTGCTGGCCGCGTACGCCTTCGTCTTCCTGCCGCTGCGGGCCCGCCGGGTGGTGTTCGGGCTGTTCCTGGCCACCCTGATGGTGCCGTGGGAGTCCGTGGTCATCCCCAACTACCTGACGCTGTCCGGCTGGGGGCTGGGCAACACGTACGTCGGGCTGGTGCTGCCGTTCCTGGCCTCCGCGTTCGGGACGTTCCTGCTGCGGCAGTCGTTCCGGCAGTTCCCGGCCGAACTGCGGGACGCCGCCCGGATCGACGGGGCGGGCCACTGGCGGTTCCTGTGGCGGATCCTGGTGCCGCTGAACCGGCCGGTGCTGGCGGCGCTCGCCGTCTACGTGTTCCTGTCCGCCTGGAACCAGTACTTCTGGCCGTTGATCATCACCCGCACCGCGGAGATGCAGACCCTGCAGATCGGCCTGTCCACGCTGCGCGACTCGGAGATGGCCGACCCCGGCCTGATCCTGGCCGGCGTGGTGCTGTCGCTGCTGCCCACCCTGGTGCTGGTGCTGTTCGGCCAGCGCTTCATCGTCCGCGGCCTGACCACCGGCGCCGTCCGCTGACCGACCGGCCACCGCCTACCGGCCACCGTCCACCGGCACAACTTCCGTGTCGGCGAAGTCTCCTGACGCGCCGTCGCCCCATGTTCCCGCTCGCCTCTCCCGGTACCCGCCCTCGCAGAAGAGAGAAGCCCGTGAAGAAGAGTGCCCGCGCGCTCGCCGCCCTGCTGGTGTCCGGCCTGGCCCTGACGGCCTGTAGTTCCGGCGGTTCCGGCGGCAGTTCCTCCGGGGACGCCGCCGCGCCCGCCGCCTCCGCCCTCGACCAGGCGTCCGGGGTGACCACCGTCGAGTTCTGGCACTCGATGACGGGCAAGAACGCCGAGGCGCTGACCGCCCTGGTGAACCAGTTCAACAGCGCGCACCAGGGGAAGATCGAGGTGAAGCCGGTCTTCCAGGGCTCCTACGACGACCTGGTCGCCAAGTACAAGGCGTCCGTGCAGCAGAAGGCCACCCCGGCGCTGGTGCAGGTCTACGACATCGGCACCCGCTTCATGATCGACTCCAAGCAGACCGTCCCGGCCCAGGCCTTCGCCGACCGGGACGGCTACTCGCTGGACGACCTGCAGCCCAACATCCGCAACTACTACTCGGTCGACGGCAAGCTCGCCTCGATGCCGTTCAACTCCTCGGTGCCGCTGCTCTACCTGAACACCGACGCCTTCCGGGAGGCCGGCCTCGACCCGGCCCGGCCGCCCGCCACGCTGGCCGAACTCGGCGACCTGGCCAAGAAGCTGACCAAGAAGGACGGCGGCGGGCAGACCGTCAGGTACGGCTTCGGCGCGGCCGTCTACGGCTGGTTCGTCGAGGAGCTGCTGGCCGAGTCCGGCTCGCTCTACTGCGACAGCGGCAACGGCCGCACCGGCAAGGCCGCCAAGGTCTCCTTCGACACCGCCAAGGGCGCCGAGATCGTCCAGTGGTGGGCCGACCTGGTCAAGGGCGGCTACGCGGCCAACACCGGCCGCCAGACCACCGACGCCCAGGCCGCGTTCAAGGCCGGCACGGTGGCCATGCACCTGGAGTCCACCGGCGTGCTGCGCGGCTACACCGAGGCCGCCAAGTTCACCGTCGGCACCGCCCCGTTCCCGAAGACCGCCGCCGACGACCAGGGCGGCCCGGTCATCGGCGGCGCCTCGCTGTGGATCTCCGGGCCGGGCCACTCGGACGCCCAGAAGCGGGCCTCCTGGGAGTTCGAGAAGTTCCTCTCCGCCCCCGAGCAGCAGGCCGCCTGGCACACCGGCACCGGCTACTTCCCGGTCAACACCAAGGCCCTGGACGTCGCCGCCGACAAGCAGTGGGTCGCCACGTACCCCCAGTTCCAGACCGCCATCGACCAGTTGGCCGCCACCAAGCCCACCCCCGCCACGGCCGGCTGCCTGCTCGGCGTGATGCCGCAGGCCCGCAAGGGCGTGGAGACCGCGATCGAGCAGACCGTCTCCGGCTCCAAGACCGCCCAACAGGCCCTGGCCGACGCCGCGAAGGAGCTCCAGCCCGCCATCGACGGCTACAACTCCTCGGTCGGCTGACCGGTGGCGGACGCGCGATCGTTTGATGACGTACTGTCAGAATTTTTGTGCGTACCCGCCCCTCCTGTTCGACTGTCCTCGCAAGGGTGTATTAATTCTCCGCTGGATCATCGCGACCCAGTTATCCTTTGGAGGGGGAGAAATGCGTAACAGCATGTTCAAGCGTGCCGCCGCGCTGCTCATCGGCGCCGGCGCCATCGCCGCGGTCACCATACCCACGGCTTCTGCCGCCCCGGCGCCGGTCCTCGGCACCACGCCCGCACCCATCGTGCACACCATGCCGAAGGCCA
The window above is part of the Kitasatospora sp. NA04385 genome. Proteins encoded here:
- a CDS encoding carbohydrate ABC transporter permease translates to MTTTLAESEPGPGTGPDAPPPAAPARTARRPRRGPRGTLATAAVYLLLLAAVLTVLFPVYYVFAGAFMRPDEIADYPPALVPHSLTGRNFSGAVHAVPLVRQYANSVLVAGVITAAQLFTSVLAAYAFVFLPLRARRVVFGLFLATLMVPWESVVIPNYLTLSGWGLGNTYVGLVLPFLASAFGTFLLRQSFRQFPAELRDAARIDGAGHWRFLWRILVPLNRPVLAALAVYVFLSAWNQYFWPLIITRTAEMQTLQIGLSTLRDSEMADPGLILAGVVLSLLPTLVLVLFGQRFIVRGLTTGAVR
- a CDS encoding ABC transporter substrate-binding protein; this encodes MKKSARALAALLVSGLALTACSSGGSGGSSSGDAAAPAASALDQASGVTTVEFWHSMTGKNAEALTALVNQFNSAHQGKIEVKPVFQGSYDDLVAKYKASVQQKATPALVQVYDIGTRFMIDSKQTVPAQAFADRDGYSLDDLQPNIRNYYSVDGKLASMPFNSSVPLLYLNTDAFREAGLDPARPPATLAELGDLAKKLTKKDGGGQTVRYGFGAAVYGWFVEELLAESGSLYCDSGNGRTGKAAKVSFDTAKGAEIVQWWADLVKGGYAANTGRQTTDAQAAFKAGTVAMHLESTGVLRGYTEAAKFTVGTAPFPKTAADDQGGPVIGGASLWISGPGHSDAQKRASWEFEKFLSAPEQQAAWHTGTGYFPVNTKALDVAADKQWVATYPQFQTAIDQLAATKPTPATAGCLLGVMPQARKGVETAIEQTVSGSKTAQQALADAAKELQPAIDGYNSSVG